In Zingiber officinale cultivar Zhangliang chromosome 3B, Zo_v1.1, whole genome shotgun sequence, a single window of DNA contains:
- the LOC122056512 gene encoding phosphoribulokinase, chloroplastic-like, with the protein MASCTIHTAPYSCSISRPAAKAFSLGFHQRHQQLIFFGSGRRSAVVCSAEKTVVIGLAADSGCGKSTFMRRLTSVFGGAAEPPRGGNPDSNTLISDTTTVICLDDYHSLDRTGRKEKGVTALDPRANDFDLMYEQVKAIKDGVAVEKPIYNHVTGLLDPPELIKPPKILVIEGLHPMYDSRVRDLLDFSIYLDISNEVKFAWKIQRDMAERGHSLESIKASIEARKPDFDAYIDPQKQYADAVIEVLPTQLIPDDDEGKVLRVRLIMKEGVKRFAPIYLFDEGSTISWIPCGRKLTCSYPGIKFFYGPETYFSNEVSVVEMDGKFDRLDELIYVESHLSNLSTKFYGEVTQQMLKHSDFPGSNNGTGLFQTIVGLKIRDLYEQIVAERAAASAAAAKV; encoded by the exons ATGGCCAGCTGCACAATCCACACCGCTCCTTATTCCTGCTCTATATCAAGGCCAGCTGCTAAGGCCTTCAGCTTGGGCTTCCACCAGAGGCATCAGCAGCTCATCTTCTTCGGCAGCGGAAGGAGGAGTGCAGTGGTGTGCTCTGCTGAGAAGACAGTGGTGATAGGGCTGGCAGCCGACTCAGGGTGTGGTAAGAGCACCTTTATGAGGAGGCTGACAAGTGTGTTTGGGGGAGCAGCAGAGCCACCCAGGGGAGGGAATCCAGACTCCAATACCTTGATCAGCGACACCACCACTGTGATATGCCTTGACGACTACCACTCCCTGGACAGGACAGGAAGGAAGGAGAAGGGGGTGACTGCACTGGACCCGAGGGCCAACGACTTCGACCTCATGTATGAGCAGGTGAAGGCGATCAAGGATGGAGTGGCCGTGGAGAAGCCCATCTACAACCATGTCACTGGTCTGCTCGACCCCCCTGAGCTCATCAAGCCACCCAAGATCCTGGTCATTGAAGGATTGCACCCTAT GTACGACTCTCGTGTGAGAGATCTCTTGGACTTCAGCATCTACTTGGATATCAGTAACGAGGTCAAGTTTGCCTGGAAAATTCAG AGAGATATGGCGGAACGGGGGCACAGTCTTGAAAGCATCAAAGCTAGCATTGAAGCTCGAAAACCCGATTTTGATGCTTACATTG ATCCACAGAAGCAATATGCTGATGCTGTGATTGAAGTCCTACCGACACAGCTAATCCCTGATGACGACGAGGGGAAGGTGCTGCGTGTGAGGTTGATCATGAAGGAAGGGGTGAAGCGATTCGCTCCCATCTACCTCTTCGATGAAGGCTCCACTATCTCATGGATTCCTTGCGGCAGGAAACTGACTTGCTCATACCCTGGCATCAAGTTCTTCTATGGCCCTGAGACTTACTTCTCCAACGAG GTTTCTGTTGTGGAGATGGATGGGAAGTTTGACAGGTTGGACGAGCTGATCTATGTGGAGAGCCATCTCAGCAACTTATCGACCAAGTTTTATGGCGAGGTGACGCAGCAGATGTTGAAGCACTCAGACTTCCCGGGCAGCAACAATGGCACTGGACTCTTCCAAACCATTGTTGGATTGAAGATTAGAGATTTGTATGAGCAAATTGTTGCTGAGAGGGCAGCAGCTTCTGCTGCAGCAGCTAAAGTTTGA
- the LOC122056513 gene encoding uncharacterized protein LOC122056513 isoform X1 produces the protein MMQARWLAKLGRDVLSSSRSVIFPLPSRCLAASAFSTNSIRKPVSHAFIFTARRHSQSPGLGFYPTSPFLQAIQARLYAAEDRSRAPLTPVKSKVKKYKLKSYSSFKFRFRTMNDGQIRRWRAGKRHNAHLKTKKAKRRLRKPAIVHLAYAKVLKKLNFCG, from the exons ATGATGCAGGCGCGATGGCTCGCCAAGCTCGGTCGAGATGTGCTCTCCTCTTCCCGTTCCGTCATCTTTCCTCTCCCTTCACGATGTCTGGCAGCATCGGCGTTCTCCACGAATTCAATCCGTAAGCCCGTCTCCCATGCCTTCATTTTCACGGCCCGTCGTCACAGCCAGTCGccaggtttagggttttaccctacCTCTCCTTTCCTCCAG GCGATTCAAGCTCGTCTTTATGCCGCAGAGGATAGGTCTCGAGCACCGCTGACGCCGGTTAAGTCTAAAGTGAAGAAATACAAGCTGAAGTCTTATTC GTCTTTTAAGTTCAGATTTAGGACCATGAATGATGGACAGATACGGAGATGGAGGGCTGGAAAGAGGCACAATGCACACTTGAAG ACCAAGAAGGCAAAACGAAGACTGAGGAAACCTGCGATTGTGCATTTAGCTTATGCAAAGGTTCTAAAGAAGCTGAATTTTTGTGGCTAG
- the LOC122056513 gene encoding uncharacterized protein LOC122056513 isoform X3: MMQARWLAKLGRDVLSSSRSVIFPLPSRCLAASAFSTNSIRKPVSHAFIFTARRHSQSPGLGFYPTSPFLQAIQARLYAAEDRSRAPLTPVKSKVKKYKLKSYSSFKFRFRTMNDGQIRRWRAGKRHNAHLKKLTLAGRSVKLYTKLD, from the exons ATGATGCAGGCGCGATGGCTCGCCAAGCTCGGTCGAGATGTGCTCTCCTCTTCCCGTTCCGTCATCTTTCCTCTCCCTTCACGATGTCTGGCAGCATCGGCGTTCTCCACGAATTCAATCCGTAAGCCCGTCTCCCATGCCTTCATTTTCACGGCCCGTCGTCACAGCCAGTCGccaggtttagggttttaccctacCTCTCCTTTCCTCCAG GCGATTCAAGCTCGTCTTTATGCCGCAGAGGATAGGTCTCGAGCACCGCTGACGCCGGTTAAGTCTAAAGTGAAGAAATACAAGCTGAAGTCTTATTC GTCTTTTAAGTTCAGATTTAGGACCATGAATGATGGACAGATACGGAGATGGAGGGCTGGAAAGAGGCACAATGCACACTTGAAG AAGCTTACCTTGGCTGGACGCTCTGTGAAACTTTATACAAAACTTGACTAG
- the LOC122056513 gene encoding uncharacterized protein LOC122056513 isoform X2 has protein sequence MMQARWLAKLGRDVLSSSRSVIFPLPSRCLAASAFSTNSIRKPVSHAFIFTARRHSQSPGLGFYPTSPFLQAIQARLYAAEDRSRAPLTPVKSKVKKYKLKSYSSFKFRFRTMNDGQIRRWRAGKRHNAHLKLLILLSVIEAYLGWTLCETLYKT, from the exons ATGATGCAGGCGCGATGGCTCGCCAAGCTCGGTCGAGATGTGCTCTCCTCTTCCCGTTCCGTCATCTTTCCTCTCCCTTCACGATGTCTGGCAGCATCGGCGTTCTCCACGAATTCAATCCGTAAGCCCGTCTCCCATGCCTTCATTTTCACGGCCCGTCGTCACAGCCAGTCGccaggtttagggttttaccctacCTCTCCTTTCCTCCAG GCGATTCAAGCTCGTCTTTATGCCGCAGAGGATAGGTCTCGAGCACCGCTGACGCCGGTTAAGTCTAAAGTGAAGAAATACAAGCTGAAGTCTTATTC GTCTTTTAAGTTCAGATTTAGGACCATGAATGATGGACAGATACGGAGATGGAGGGCTGGAAAGAGGCACAATGCACACTTGAAG TTGCTAATACTTTTAAGTGTTATAGAAGCTTACCTTGGCTGGACGCTCTGTGAAACTTTATACAAAACTTGA